The nucleotide sequence GACGATAGACGGGAAGATCGATGCGCTCGGATACAGAACAACAATAAATATGGTCCTGAGCCAGAAGTTCTCCGGGAAGCTCTCGGACCTGCCGTTCCCTGTCGGGGAAGGATCGGCCATCGCGATGGGATTCGACGATCTGAGCGTGGATTTGGCCGGATTCGATGCTGCAACCGCTTACGAGCTGCTGTCCGAATACGGATCTCTGACCGCCCAACAGATCTTGGACTGCTGCGATCGGATGGGAATCGGAGCCTCGGACGCGTCCATCGACATCAACGGCGACGGCGAAATCGAACTGGCAACCAGAAATTCCCAGGCCACATTGAGCAAGAACAAAGGGCAGAACATGATTTCGTTCAATTTCGACTGGCTGAAGACCTCGATGGAGATGAGCGAAGCAGAGATCAGAGCCCAGCTTGGCGCCTCGGAGATCCTTCTCTTCACTGAAGGATCGATCTCGGAATGCATAGACGCGCTATTCAGCGGCGTCAACTTCTCCTCCGACACGCGCGCAGAACTGCACATATCCAACGAGGCCGCCGTGATCGAATGCCTCAAGGAAGAGGACTGCCTGACGATGACCAACGCGAATCTGCGCGAGAACTCTCCGAAATACGTTACCGTAGTGATGTCTCTGGAATACTCGAGCTACAGAGACCAGACCACATTGGTGGGGAAGATCTCGTCCATAGGACACTCCGTAACGTTGAAAGACAGGTCTGCCGTCAACGACGAGGGCGGGATTCTGGACCTGTCCTTCAGGACCGATGAGGTCTCGGGCGGATTCGAAATGGTATATGGAGATGGCATCGGATTCTCCGCGAACCTCTGCATGCCTTGGAAAGCGGAATTCGGGTATTACGACGTGCAGTTCCAGATGGAAAGCGGCGAATCCGTGGTCTCTTTGACCCGCGGCAATCTGGCCGTCGACGGATATGACCATAGGAAGCAAGGCCTTCTTGCCGTCGTTCCCGCGATAAAGAGCAGCAGCTTCGCCTTCGAGAACAGGGTTCTCATGTCATCCGATTCGATGCGCGTCCTCAGAAGCGGAACCGGCGAAGTGATCAGCTCGTACGGAGACGCGGAGCTCGACGTGGAGAAGGTCAAAGCGGATCTGAGAAGGGGAGATACCCTGAACGTGATCTTGGAGAGACTGGACATCCGCATAACCGATCAGGACGGAAAAGTCACCGAAAGGTCGCTGGAAAGGCTTGACGTAACCACGGACCAAAGCGGAGCTGAACCAGAGAAGAGCTGGGTGGAAAAGAACTCCCTCCTTCTGGCCGCGGTCTTCATAGCGGCGTCGATCGCCATGATAGCAGCTTTGATCATCATCCGCATGAAAAACCGTGAACCGCCGGAGACAGAGGGATGATCCCCGATCGGAGAATGCCCCCAACGGTTTATATCGCCGAAACCATGGGCGCTAACGATGGAAACCGTCGACCGCACGAACGGAAGGGTATTCTCCGATAGGGGCCGCCTGTACACGGAATCGCTTTTCCCAGGCAAGAGAATCTATGGCGAAAGGCTGGTGAGCGCCTACGGGACCGAATACAGGGAATGGGATCCCAGAAGAAGCAAGCTTTCGGCATACCTCTCAGCCGGCGGAAGATCTTTCCCGTTCCATGCGGACAGCAAAGTCCTCTATCTGGGCGCATCCAGCGGAACCACCGCATCCCATGTGGCGGACATATGCCCTGATGGGAAGGTCTTCTGCGTGGAATTCGCCCAGAGGATGTTCAGAGAACTGGTCTCGACGTGCGAAACCAGGCCCAATATGATGCCGATCCTTGGCGACGCCACCAAACCGGACGGATATTCCATGTTCGTGGGCTCGGCCGACATAGTCTA is from Candidatus Methanomethylophilaceae archaeon and encodes:
- a CDS encoding fibrillarin-like rRNA/tRNA 2'-O-methyltransferase, which gives rise to METVDRTNGRVFSDRGRLYTESLFPGKRIYGERLVSAYGTEYREWDPRRSKLSAYLSAGGRSFPFHADSKVLYLGASSGTTASHVADICPDGKVFCVEFAQRMFRELVSTCETRPNMMPILGDATKPDGYSMFVGSADIVYQDVAQKRQADIICDNMDAFGSQYGMVAIKARSEDVTASPESIFAAAEGRIKERGFRIIDARSLEPYEKSHEMIVFERKSP